The DNA sequence TCAGGACCTACAACAAAGCTTCTGGGAGCCTCAGTCTCCGACCAACACGAAGTGTACCATTTTTAATTTAGGGTGCAATTTTGGTGCTTTGTGGgacattttctgacattgaTCCCAGAGGATTAATCACCATATGGATGTCGATCGCTCAGTCAGTCCACtgctttggtccagactgaaatatctcaacaactattggatggttTGTAATTAAATTCTGTACAGAGTATGAATTCTAATGACTAATCCGACGCCATGAAGGTTTCTATGGTCGAAATATCTGAACATCTGTTGGACGTTTGGGGTTCATGTTCCTCGAGGCAAATTCGTGACTTCTGATATTTGATTACTTTACACAACTTTGGTTCATGACTTAATACTGTACCTGCAAAAAAGGGAACACATATCCATTGGCAGGAATTATCATTGTGCTGCAAGTCTTTCCAGAGCTGCTGAGTTGTCTGCAGACTCATGTTCTTGGTTGTACATGatctttgtttctgttcatgTTCAGGATGTGGACTCAGCCTACCTGGTGAAGGCAGATCTGGAGGATAAGGTCGGAGCTCTGACGGACGAGATCAACTTCCTGCGCCACGTCTATGACGAGGTACAGAAACGTCCTCACGTTTCCTCAATTTCTCTTCCAGTACTTCCACACTTCCAGGGAATTCAAAAAACCCTACAACTGATTCTATATTGTGCCAAAATACATGATTATATTTGGTAATTATATTTTATGCCTTTGATTGGGCTCCGTGAGCAGGAGCTGCGAGAGCTGCAGGCCAGCATCAAGGACACGTCGGTGGTGGTGCAGATGGACAACAGTCGCAGCCTGAACATGGAGCAGATCGTGGCCGAGGTCAAGGCCCAGTACGAGGAGATCGCAGCCCACAGCCGAGAGGAGGCCGAGGCCTGGTACAAGAGCAAGGTGACTGACCAACAATCCTGAGGGCATGTGTCCCACAGGGAAGGCATAGTGCACAAGAAAACCTTTATTAGAGCAGAAACATGTCCATCATAAGAAACCAAAGAACAGGCTGTACAGTAATAGACTCGTCACAGACCCGATGTGCCGGCTCTCACATCTCCGGGGGGTCGCTTGTTATTCGAGAGCGAAATCCAAAACTGCCCTGAAGTAGAACTTCTCCAGCAGCTGAAACGAAGAGGAGGGAGTTGACACTGGTGACACTGGTGACACTGGTGTCGTGTGACAGGTCCACACGCCTCTCACCTTTTACACTCAGCAGTGGTAACacatatttttatgaaaacaatgaaaaggaTCAACTTGTTTCCCCTGCCCCCGAGTGGCCAAAACAAATATCACAGGTTTAGTTTACCCAAATTACAATAACACATCCTGTATTTTCCTCTgtattatgtaaatgtattttctctcgTGTGGGCCTCTGTAGTTCGACCTCATGTCGGTTCAGGCCACTCAGTACGGAGACGAGCTCCGTGTGGTGAAGGGGGAAGTGGGCGAGGTGAACCGAATGATCAGCCGCCTGCAGAGCGAGATAGAGGCCGTCAAAGCTCAGGTACAGTTACAGGCCCAACTGTCAGCCTGGCAGAGTATTATCTACTGTACAATTCAGACCCTCACCCGACGATTTTCTTGTCCCTGTCCTCTACCGCCACACCGTCCATCCTTCCGTCCTTAGCGCGGCAACCTGGAGAACCAGCTGGCTGAGGCGGAGGACCGCGGAGAGCTGGCTGTGAAAGAGGCCAAGGCCCGGACCCGAGACCTGGAAGACGCCCTGCAGAGAGCCAAGCAGGACATGGCCCGACAGCTCCGAGAGTATCAGGTGAGTGACGGACAGACGCGACCTCCACTCAGAGACCAGGGAggattcagatcgtccttcctgACGTCTCTTCCTCTCGACTCGTCCTCGACCTCAGTGGAACACGTCACGAGGtaaaaggtgtcaaggaggattcacaggacttatgaaaagagaatccactcctctgacactgaaccacgtggtcatgtgacggtggatgttgttgatgcctctgtcgtggtgaaacgacacatttctgaagatgaactacaaaaacctcagcggctccatcagcatgtttcagtgttttatgattcatatgtgacagtaactgacatgtgggtcatattcatactcttcttcttcttcttcttcttcttcagattgaatcgtttacgttcgttcatgacgcgtcacaGTAAATATCGTagccgcaatgaattgtgggtctataactccttactctcacacaggaagctccagtgtgtcctctgatgaaggagtaaggaaaggaagcgttgaagctcctttcctcaaCACTTAGAGAATCGGAACAtgatcatggtgctgaggaaacacttcagggtcacttcaagatttaggaaacttcctgagcacaTTTGACAATTGAACCGCAGCCCGAGACGATTGTTGTCAAACCTcgctccttctcttcttcatcaccttcagGACCTGATGAACCTGAAACTGGCTCTGGACATCGAGATCGCCACCTACAGGAAGCTgctggaaggagaggaggacaggtgagagaagaagaagcagaactGATCCGTGTGTCTTTAACACGACATCCAGACTAATGTCCATGTCTCCTCCTGCAGACTCGGACAACAGTCCATCCTCAACATCCAGTCTGTCTCCAGCTACAGTGAGTCACAACGATCCCACAGGACGGTGGAGACGCTCCAACACATCTGATATGtttagattttaaatgttaatgttttatctCTTGATGGTATAAAGGATACGAATATTACCGTACAACATGAACCCCTGTCCTGACTATGGATGTGATATTACGTTTTCTTCTACTCAGAGTATCTGCACTTACAGTTACAGGGAACAGTAAAATACATCTTTTAATGTTGTAAAATCACCAAGCAAAACAGGAACGTCAGTCAAATCATATTAATGGTGCAGTTTAGTCATTTATCATTAGACAACATTTGCtattttaacaataataatgggATTAATTGGTTTCAGACCAGAACCCAGTTTGAggaaattataaataataacttGACTGACACAAAATTTGatctattttcttgtttttttctctttgtgtggaccctcctcctcatcctcctcatcctcctcatcctcatcctcctcttcttcctctttcttcttctcttcctccaggtACTAAAAGTAGCAATGGTTTCCACGGCAAAATCAGCTCTCCTGCTCCGAAGCTGCTGATAAAGACGACTGAGACCAGAGA is a window from the Scophthalmus maximus strain ysfricsl-2021 chromosome 6, ASM2237912v1, whole genome shotgun sequence genome containing:
- the si:dkey-222f2.1 gene encoding intermediate filament protein ON3 — translated: MSLSRNKRISSSGSVRSSSASRRPSGGFGSGPGGFTGISLSSSSLYTGANGHHHGLGVPLASLSVNKSLLAPLNLEIDPSLSMSRAHEKEQIKSLNNRFASFIDKVRFLEQQNKMLETKLELLQGQGAGRSNVEPLFEVYMAGLRRQMDLVNNDKAKLDGELRNMQGLVEDYKHKYEDEINKRNNLENDFVILKKDVDSAYLVKADLEDKVGALTDEINFLRHVYDEELRELQASIKDTSVVVQMDNSRSLNMEQIVAEVKAQYEEIAAHSREEAEAWYKSKFDLMSVQATQYGDELRVVKGEVGEVNRMISRLQSEIEAVKAQRGNLENQLAEAEDRGELAVKEAKARTRDLEDALQRAKQDMARQLREYQDLMNLKLALDIEIATYRKLLEGEEDRLGQQSILNIQSVSSYSTKSSNGFHGKISSPAPKLLIKTTETRDNSRYSTY